TTGATATTAATTATTCCAAGCTGGTTCCTGTAATGAATTATTTTGCCCATAAATTTGAAAACAGAAGATCAGGAACAATCATTGGGCTTTCATCAGTGGCAGGAGACAGAGGAAGACAGAGTAATTTTATCTATGGAAGCGCAAAAGCAGCCTTTACAGCTTATTTAAGTGGTTTAAGGAATTACCTTTTTGATAAAAAAGTACATGTTCTTACCATAAAGCCCGGATTTATGGCCACTAAAATGACGGAAGGTCTGCCATTAAACCCTAAATTGACTGCCAGTCCCAGGCAGGCAGCAGCCTGTATTTACAAAGCCTTCAAAAAACAAAATAATGTGGCATATGTTTTGCCGGTTTGGAGTATTATCATGTTGATTATCA
This genomic window from Chryseobacterium sp. MEBOG06 contains:
- a CDS encoding SDR family NAD(P)-dependent oxidoreductase, giving the protein MIVLGSTSEVAQAFVEKALQEGEKFEKIYLFTSNKETTERFARHIDVKFLQQSEVIELDLTKEIDYNRFDTINSNVLFCAVGYLGEGTEEGLYDNKNTQRIIDINYSKLVPVMNYFAHKFENRRSGTIIGLSSVAGDRGRQSNFIYGSAKAAFTAYLSGLRNYLFDKKVHVLTIKPGFMATKMTEGLPLNPKLTASPRQAAACIYKAFKKQNNVAYVLPVWSIIMLIIRNIPEFIFKKLKL